A genomic segment from Paenibacillus sp. FSL K6-1096 encodes:
- a CDS encoding SDR family oxidoreductase: MNILITGAGRGLGLELTAAALGRGHAVIAGVRDPARGQEALSALAATYGDKLTFAELDVADEAGIAALAASLKEQGRSLGAIINNAAVLNATDTALEALDMEEMQRAIDTNLYGPMRVVKHLLPLLTEPGASIINVSSEAGSITNAYPDSYPYTISKTALNMFTQKLHVTLKDRGIHVLSVHPGWMPTDMGGSKAPLDPRISAEGILDLIEQRTGPQGHFRFVDYTGKDMEI; the protein is encoded by the coding sequence ATGAACATTCTGATTACCGGAGCCGGACGAGGATTGGGGCTTGAGCTGACCGCCGCTGCGCTTGGCCGCGGACATGCCGTGATTGCCGGAGTACGTGATCCGGCGCGCGGGCAGGAAGCCTTATCCGCGCTTGCCGCCACATACGGGGACAAGCTGACGTTTGCTGAGCTGGACGTTGCGGACGAAGCCGGAATCGCTGCGCTCGCCGCCAGCCTGAAGGAGCAGGGACGCTCGCTCGGTGCGATCATTAATAATGCCGCTGTACTGAATGCCACGGATACCGCGCTTGAAGCGCTGGATATGGAAGAGATGCAGCGGGCCATCGATACCAATCTGTACGGGCCGATGCGTGTGGTCAAGCACCTCCTGCCGCTGCTGACCGAGCCGGGGGCTTCCATCATCAACGTCTCGTCGGAGGCAGGCAGCATCACGAATGCTTACCCGGACAGCTATCCTTATACCATCTCCAAAACAGCACTCAACATGTTCACCCAGAAGCTGCATGTCACCCTCAAGGACCGCGGCATCCATGTGCTTAGCGTGCATCCCGGCTGGATGCCTACCGATATGGGCGGATCTAAGGCACCGCTTGACCCGCGCATCAGCGCCGAGGGCATTCTTGACCTGATTGAGCAGAGAACCGGTCCGCAAGGGCATTTCCGGTTCGTGGATTACACGGGCAAGGACATGGAGATATAG
- a CDS encoding IS4 family transposase, with protein MKKSTSISNILQLVIPEEKLSPFLQELEYVDTARKFTVYDLFLFLAEASFQQWEGYRDGEVRMDSSGLRPVDHSTLSKKAKDVPFELFKQLLNLMIDLCNRSTRRHLGIPKALLLVDSTKITVGKERLPWAPLKGERAGIKLHVSVVADEGRLFKVTETTGNSHDFKSCPELIDKRFIIVADRAYGSHKRFDEYLEQHQCFVIRLRDNTLFQSPVARIRSEPFTGTLEQDFTCQLGKGQRLSKNRFRVVILRDPQGNPVILATNLHWHSAERIAEIYKKRWQIEVFFRWIKQHLNIPTLFGTTPNAVYGQLYTALLVYVLLKFLFDKGNAVVHWSAKLTFADFDRLFTLQRLPVEWITFLTNNLTFP; from the coding sequence ATGAAAAAGTCTACTTCAATCTCGAACATTCTGCAATTAGTGATTCCTGAAGAGAAACTCTCACCGTTTCTTCAAGAACTTGAATATGTCGATACAGCAAGAAAGTTTACCGTCTATGACCTCTTTTTATTCTTGGCGGAGGCTTCGTTCCAGCAGTGGGAGGGATATCGGGATGGTGAAGTACGCATGGATTCCAGCGGCCTTAGACCCGTAGACCATTCAACGCTTTCCAAAAAAGCGAAAGATGTTCCCTTCGAGCTTTTTAAGCAATTGCTGAACCTCATGATTGATCTGTGTAATCGCTCGACCCGAAGACATTTAGGGATTCCCAAAGCCTTACTTCTCGTCGATTCCACCAAAATTACCGTCGGGAAAGAACGGCTTCCTTGGGCTCCGCTGAAAGGCGAACGCGCAGGAATCAAATTACACGTGTCGGTGGTGGCCGATGAAGGCCGGCTCTTTAAGGTGACCGAGACCACAGGGAATTCCCATGATTTTAAAAGCTGTCCCGAGCTGATCGACAAACGGTTTATTATCGTAGCCGATCGGGCGTATGGCAGTCACAAACGATTCGATGAGTATCTGGAGCAGCACCAATGCTTTGTCATTCGGCTTCGGGACAACACGCTCTTTCAGTCCCCGGTTGCCCGGATACGAAGCGAACCCTTCACAGGAACTCTCGAACAAGATTTCACCTGCCAATTAGGAAAAGGACAACGGCTTTCCAAGAACCGTTTTCGCGTAGTAATTCTAAGAGACCCACAAGGCAACCCGGTGATTCTTGCTACGAATCTGCACTGGCACTCCGCTGAGCGGATTGCAGAAATTTACAAGAAGCGGTGGCAGATCGAAGTGTTTTTTCGCTGGATTAAGCAGCATTTAAACATTCCAACCTTATTTGGGACCACACCCAATGCTGTGTACGGACAGTTGTATACCGCTTTACTGGTTTATGTGTTATTGAAATTCCTCTTTGACAAAGGAAATGCAGTGGTTCATTGGAGCGCCAAACTAACGTTTGCCGATTTTGACCGCTTATTTACGCTGCAACGATTACCCGTAGAATGGATTACTTTTTTGACTAATAATCTTACATTCCCATAA
- a CDS encoding sugar efflux transporter, with amino-acid sequence MLKRTLALLQIPVYPVFLLCMLLQGMAISISGPFLAVYFTEELGVSAGTFGIFTAVTLLSGVALSMFIARRSDAGLNRRRLMVVCMTFNAVAFAGYIFIHSFYPLLVYMTVFTALGAPAMPQLFASAREAVNASRSADHAMANSTLRSMFSLGFISGPLAGAALLRSFGFQGVFLTTTLIFLVNALLVYSFVRPAAAKQQSRKPAAPPVRLHRDGRVLVPFLIVTLLYTGHWANSLNISLFIVNTLGGTTQDVASVSSICALLEIPFMFMLGGLSARYGSRRLMGWGMVLGGSYYALVLGVGELWQLMAGQVLLAFFVAVISAIGISYIQDLLPDLPGYASTLYTNATTIGRLAGSLAGGAAAQWVGYRYSYLLCVILVACSLGLLLWQRRSPDEKMTTPLAS; translated from the coding sequence ATGCTAAAAAGAACCCTCGCTCTCCTGCAAATTCCCGTCTATCCCGTATTCCTGTTATGTATGCTGCTCCAGGGAATGGCAATCTCAATCAGCGGTCCTTTCCTCGCCGTCTATTTCACGGAAGAGCTGGGCGTCTCAGCCGGAACCTTCGGCATCTTCACAGCGGTCACTCTGCTGAGCGGAGTGGCCTTAAGCATGTTCATTGCCAGACGCTCCGATGCCGGACTGAACCGCCGCAGGCTGATGGTAGTCTGCATGACGTTTAATGCAGTTGCTTTTGCCGGATACATATTTATCCATAGCTTCTATCCGCTGCTGGTCTATATGACGGTCTTCACCGCATTAGGCGCTCCAGCGATGCCGCAATTATTCGCCAGCGCACGGGAAGCGGTGAACGCAAGCCGCTCCGCCGATCATGCCATGGCCAACTCCACCCTGCGCTCGATGTTCTCACTGGGCTTCATCAGCGGTCCGCTTGCGGGAGCCGCTCTCCTGAGAAGCTTCGGATTTCAGGGCGTATTCCTGACCACCACCCTGATCTTTCTGGTGAATGCGCTGCTTGTGTACAGCTTCGTACGGCCCGCTGCTGCCAAGCAGCAGAGCCGCAAGCCCGCAGCACCGCCGGTCCGGCTGCACCGGGATGGGCGAGTGCTGGTTCCTTTTCTAATCGTGACCCTGCTCTATACCGGACACTGGGCCAATAGCCTGAATATCTCCCTGTTCATTGTCAACACGCTTGGAGGAACTACGCAGGACGTGGCCTCCGTGTCCAGCATCTGTGCGCTCCTGGAAATTCCGTTCATGTTCATGCTGGGCGGGTTGTCTGCCCGCTATGGAAGCAGGCGGCTGATGGGCTGGGGAATGGTGCTGGGGGGAAGCTATTATGCGCTGGTGCTTGGCGTGGGTGAGCTCTGGCAGCTCATGGCCGGACAGGTGCTGCTGGCATTTTTTGTCGCTGTGATCTCGGCCATTGGTATCAGCTATATTCAGGACCTGCTGCCGGATCTGCCCGGCTATGCCTCGACGCTGTACACCAATGCCACCACGATTGGCCGGCTGGCTGGAAGTCTGGCGGGCGGAGCCGCAGCCCAGTGGGTTGGCTACCGTTATTCTTACCTGCTCTGCGTGATTCTGGTCGCCTGTTCACTGGGACTGCTGCTGTGGCAACGCCGTTCGCCGGACGAGAAGATGACGACTCCGCTCGCCTCTTAA
- a CDS encoding glycoside hydrolase family 3 C-terminal domain-containing protein: MDSATYPFRQTELQLSERIRDLLSRLTLAEKVSLMPQYQAAVERLGIGAYKHGTEAAHGISWLGKATSYPQPSGLACTWNPELLRRIGAAVGDEARAFYRKNPAVNGLTLWAPTVDMERDPRWGRTEEGYGEDPELTGQLSAALVQGIQGDHPVYLKAVATLKHFLGNNNEIDRGVASSSIDPRNMREYYLEAFKPAFKEGGAQSMMTAYNAVNGVPVILHPAVKEIVKGEWEMDGFIVSDAADLFGIVKDHKYYDSFTRSMAESIQNGIDSVTEETEETIKVIHEALREGLLTEEDLDRALSNTFRVRFRLGEFDPEEGNPYAAIDDSVILIPAHRALSLEAAKESIVLLKNDKAALPLNADSLSKVAVIGPLGDEVFRDWYSGTLPYAVTPLQGITKKLAGKQVLFESGDDRIILTSKASGQAVGITGEDGRLAVLHDQPEHGELFRHTAWGWTAHTLKSASRDRYITLSDAGTLTATAEEVYGWFVKESLNLVQEGGDAVSLRTWNNQPVGICAEDGTLRVSEGEGSPEARIFEQKRVVNGLEAAVEAARAAEIAVVFVGNHPLLNGKEEIDRPDIVLPEEQENLVKAVYAANPNTVVVIVGSYPISSVWIDEHIPAVLYTSHSGQELGNAVAEVLFGGYSPSGKLNMTWYRNVSQLPEFMDYDIIKGKRTYMYFDGEPLYPFGHGLSYAQVDYRKLSLAEAEVMQDGTISLTVELENSGSVDGDEVVQLYVQCLSTRIRRPLKQLKDFRKVRVAAGQTQTVAFQLPVSELFFWDVSREQYCVEDGEYQLSVGRSSGDIRLTSTIRVHGETVTPRDLYAPVKAENYDDYEAVFLDECRAGGAAVHPVKDGAWIAFHNVRLDQGAAGVEVLVSSMKGGTVEVRTVSPSGKLAATLAVPAGGEQQWRSQSAIADVEAGITAVYVVFKGEVLLSRVGFTV; this comes from the coding sequence ATGGATTCAGCTACATATCCGTTCAGACAAACGGAGCTGCAGCTAAGTGAACGGATACGGGATCTGCTCTCCCGGCTGACGCTGGCGGAGAAGGTAAGCCTGATGCCGCAATATCAGGCGGCGGTTGAGCGTCTTGGCATAGGCGCGTACAAGCATGGTACCGAAGCGGCGCACGGAATTTCATGGCTGGGAAAGGCAACCTCTTACCCGCAGCCAAGCGGCCTGGCCTGCACCTGGAACCCGGAGCTGCTCCGGCGGATCGGTGCAGCGGTCGGGGATGAGGCCAGAGCCTTCTACCGGAAGAATCCGGCTGTGAACGGTCTGACCCTGTGGGCGCCGACCGTGGATATGGAGCGGGACCCGCGCTGGGGCCGGACGGAGGAAGGCTACGGGGAGGACCCGGAGCTGACCGGACAGCTGAGCGCAGCACTGGTACAGGGGATTCAGGGGGATCATCCGGTGTATCTGAAGGCGGTTGCAACGCTGAAGCATTTTCTTGGAAACAACAATGAGATCGACCGGGGCGTGGCTTCGTCCAGCATTGACCCGCGGAATATGCGCGAATATTATCTAGAAGCATTCAAGCCGGCCTTCAAGGAGGGTGGAGCGCAGTCCATGATGACCGCCTATAATGCAGTGAATGGTGTGCCGGTCATTCTCCATCCGGCGGTGAAGGAGATTGTGAAGGGCGAATGGGAGATGGACGGCTTCATTGTCAGCGATGCCGCCGACCTGTTCGGAATCGTGAAGGATCATAAATATTATGATTCCTTCACCCGTTCGATGGCCGAATCGATTCAGAACGGGATCGACAGCGTGACTGAAGAGACAGAGGAGACGATCAAGGTCATCCACGAGGCGCTCCGGGAAGGGCTGCTGACGGAGGAAGACCTGGACCGTGCGTTATCGAATACCTTCCGTGTCCGCTTCCGGCTGGGCGAATTCGACCCGGAGGAGGGCAATCCGTACGCGGCTATAGATGATTCCGTCATTCTCATTCCGGCGCATCGCGCGCTGTCGCTGGAGGCAGCGAAGGAATCCATTGTCCTGCTGAAGAATGACAAGGCGGCACTTCCGCTGAATGCAGACTCATTGTCTAAGGTAGCTGTCATCGGGCCGCTGGGAGATGAAGTCTTCAGGGACTGGTATTCCGGCACACTGCCGTATGCGGTAACGCCTCTGCAGGGCATCACGAAGAAGCTGGCCGGCAAGCAGGTGCTCTTCGAGAGCGGAGATGACCGGATCATCCTCACCTCCAAGGCCAGCGGGCAGGCTGTCGGCATCACGGGTGAGGATGGCCGGCTTGCCGTGCTGCATGATCAGCCGGAGCACGGCGAGCTGTTCCGCCATACCGCATGGGGCTGGACCGCACATACCTTGAAGTCGGCCAGCCGGGACCGCTATATCACCCTGTCGGATGCCGGAACTCTTACCGCTACCGCAGAGGAAGTCTACGGCTGGTTCGTGAAGGAGTCGCTGAATCTGGTTCAAGAGGGTGGAGATGCCGTTAGCTTGCGGACTTGGAACAATCAGCCGGTCGGCATCTGTGCCGAAGATGGCACGCTTCGTGTCAGCGAAGGGGAAGGCTCTCCTGAAGCCCGTATCTTCGAGCAAAAGCGGGTAGTGAACGGCCTGGAAGCAGCGGTTGAAGCGGCCCGGGCCGCTGAGATAGCGGTCGTATTTGTGGGCAACCATCCGCTTTTGAATGGTAAGGAGGAGATCGACCGGCCGGATATTGTCCTGCCGGAGGAGCAGGAGAATCTGGTCAAAGCGGTATATGCCGCCAACCCGAATACCGTTGTCGTAATTGTCGGCAGCTACCCGATTTCCTCGGTCTGGATCGATGAGCATATCCCGGCGGTGCTGTATACCTCCCACAGCGGACAAGAGCTGGGCAACGCGGTAGCCGAAGTGCTGTTCGGCGGGTACAGCCCGTCCGGCAAGCTGAACATGACCTGGTACCGCAATGTCAGCCAACTGCCGGAGTTCATGGATTACGATATTATCAAGGGTAAAAGAACATACATGTATTTCGACGGCGAGCCGCTCTATCCGTTCGGGCATGGGCTGAGCTATGCTCAGGTGGACTACCGCAAGCTGTCGCTGGCCGAAGCGGAAGTAATGCAGGACGGCACGATCAGTCTGACCGTAGAGCTTGAGAACAGCGGCAGTGTAGACGGGGACGAAGTGGTGCAGCTGTATGTACAGTGCTTATCCACCCGGATCAGGCGTCCGCTGAAGCAGCTGAAGGATTTCAGGAAGGTCCGGGTAGCGGCGGGACAGACACAGACGGTCGCCTTCCAGCTCCCGGTCTCCGAGCTGTTCTTCTGGGATGTAAGCCGGGAACAGTACTGTGTGGAGGATGGGGAGTATCAGCTATCGGTGGGACGTTCCTCGGGGGATATCCGGCTGACGTCCACCATTAGGGTGCATGGTGAGACAGTTACGCCGCGTGATCTGTATGCGCCGGTTAAGGCAGAGAACTACGATGATTACGAAGCAGTATTCCTGGATGAGTGCAGGGCCGGCGGCGCGGCGGTGCATCCGGTGAAGGATGGAGCCTGGATCGCCTTCCACAATGTCCGGTTGGACCAAGGCGCAGCAGGTGTCGAAGTGCTGGTGTCCTCCATGAAGGGCGGCACCGTTGAAGTCCGGACCGTCAGCCCGTCCGGCAAGCTGGCAGCAACGCTTGCGGTTCCGGCAGGCGGGGAGCAGCAGTGGCGAAGCCAGTCCGCCATCGCGGATGTGGAAGCCGGAATCACTGCTGTATATGTTGTGTTTAAGGGTGAGGTGCTGCTCAGCCGGGTGGGGTTTACGGTGTGA
- a CDS encoding AraC family transcriptional regulator: protein MLESDLLYEQGYSIRINTPADPFFYYFDYDQRSHDINMEFQHDHAFYEIHILLDSSATHIIEGNFHALQQYDIVLLAPFRLHMTHYPEGPPHKRLIINFAVPRAVPGLEIAYTAMLQPFQADVPIYRFTGGARSAVFEPLNTIFTVSRSDSPLNPVLIHSLFQQFLCNLARQSDKNQYVLEEIGNPMMQKIYSITAHIHSHYSSELSLDSISRQFYISPYYLSHQFRTVTGFTLTEYIQITRVRKAQQLLLHTRQRISDIAEQCGFNSFSQFNRSFNKQSGMSPSAFRKAQGVSDGGSSLSSY from the coding sequence ATGCTTGAAAGCGACCTGCTGTACGAGCAAGGATACAGCATACGTATCAATACTCCGGCTGATCCGTTTTTTTACTATTTTGACTACGATCAGCGCTCTCACGACATCAATATGGAGTTTCAGCATGATCATGCTTTTTATGAGATTCATATTCTGCTTGATTCCAGCGCCACACATATCATAGAAGGCAATTTCCACGCCCTCCAGCAATATGATATCGTCCTGCTCGCCCCCTTCCGGCTGCATATGACGCATTATCCTGAGGGACCGCCGCATAAGCGGCTGATTATCAACTTCGCTGTGCCCAGAGCTGTACCCGGACTCGAAATCGCTTACACTGCCATGCTTCAGCCGTTCCAGGCCGATGTTCCGATCTACCGGTTCACCGGCGGAGCCCGCAGTGCCGTATTCGAGCCGCTGAACACCATCTTCACCGTGTCCCGCAGCGATTCGCCGCTGAATCCGGTGCTGATTCACAGCCTGTTCCAGCAGTTCCTGTGCAATCTGGCCCGGCAGAGCGACAAGAACCAGTATGTGCTGGAGGAGATCGGCAACCCCATGATGCAGAAAATCTACTCTATCACCGCACACATTCACAGCCATTACAGCAGCGAGCTGTCCCTGGACTCTATCTCCAGACAGTTCTATATCAGTCCATACTATCTGTCGCACCAGTTCAGAACCGTCACCGGCTTCACCTTGACGGAATACATCCAGATCACCCGCGTCCGCAAAGCCCAGCAGCTCCTGCTGCATACGCGGCAGCGCATTTCAGACATTGCGGAGCAATGCGGGTTCAACAGCTTCTCCCAGTTCAACCGCAGCTTCAATAAGCAGAGCGGCATGTCACCCTCCGCCTTCCGTAAGGCGCAGGGGGTGTCTGACGGGGGTTCGTCTTTGAGTTCGTATTGA
- a CDS encoding alpha-mannosidase, with protein sequence MLFTEEKLIKRQAEVEKYRYLKIQELTEFAFAEDEEGANGVYPEAVSFDGIIRLQEHWSGRDRYIWLRTEIVLPPSRAGFKIAGRFDFGKTGDFNNSGFESLLFVNGSPYQGVDNNHREVIFGDELGGQTVELVFRLWSGLEGGGKPRVQEHRLSEAVIGYLDETIDDLFYMSKAALDTFRYLGSDQPEKQWLLKALNGAFRRIDWSEPGSDAHIASLYEAGASLNEAVDAMPQTFDVTLTAVGHTHIDVAWLWRLKHTREKTARSFSTVLRLMEEFPEYQFLQTQPQLYAYLEQDYPELFGRIKEKVKEGRWEAEGAMWLESDCNIPSGESLVRQIMMGKQYLREQFGVESKYLWLPDVFGYSWALPQILRKSGIDTFMTTKISWNQFNRMPHDTFWWRGMDGSEVLTHFITTSANNGDQYTYNGRMTAALLRGIWNSYQDKEINDHLLFAYGWGDGGGGPTREMLELRRRFDKLPGIPKLKMGSAGEYFSGLHERIENTEGFVHTWNGELYFECHRGTYTSQAKSKKYNRRLELLLRDAEWLHTLMGVSQGNLENAYPAAELKGIWEILLRNQFHDIIPGSSIAEVYQDSDLEYAEGEARSLALVHGGADPGSGSKPDQQVYTLLNSTIWNRPRYVELPGEAIGAGRVHDRDGNRLWQQPTADGGVLVYVPSVPAFGTAELQLVSGQAGAAAAPQLATVSGRRLTTPLIDAAWNEQGQFTSVVDRRSGRELLAPGQRGNVLQVFEDKPLDFEAWDIDIFYQEKMTEITQLTSCELIENGPLRAALRMTWTYHSSVVTQDIRFYRDTPRIDFHTELEWHEHNQLLKAAFPVDIHALEATYDIQFGNVKRPTHWNTSWDYARFETVGHQWADISEKGFGIALLNDCKYGYDIKDSVMRLTLLKSAVHPDPQQDQGHHEFTYALYPHTGDFVEGGVVQEAWELNHPLRAVAGRLEAAPLLYIDGQHVMVDAIKRSEDGKDVVLRLHEYAGSRTQVIIDSAYEIGSWQECNLMEEPLGERQEAEELSFQVKPYEIKTFRIKLRGTHIEEGGYGQWK encoded by the coding sequence ATGTTATTTACAGAAGAAAAGCTGATCAAACGCCAGGCTGAAGTGGAAAAGTATAGATATCTTAAAATCCAGGAGCTTACAGAGTTCGCGTTCGCTGAGGATGAGGAAGGGGCGAATGGTGTATATCCGGAGGCAGTATCTTTTGATGGCATCATCAGGCTTCAGGAGCATTGGAGCGGACGGGACCGTTACATCTGGCTGCGCACGGAGATTGTATTGCCGCCTAGCCGGGCAGGCTTCAAAATTGCCGGCCGTTTTGATTTTGGCAAAACAGGGGACTTCAACAACTCCGGCTTCGAATCGCTGCTGTTCGTGAACGGATCGCCTTACCAAGGCGTGGATAACAACCACCGGGAGGTCATCTTCGGCGATGAGCTGGGCGGACAGACGGTCGAGCTGGTCTTCCGGCTGTGGTCGGGGCTGGAGGGCGGCGGCAAGCCTAGAGTTCAGGAGCACCGGCTCAGCGAAGCAGTCATCGGCTATCTGGACGAGACCATAGATGATCTGTTCTATATGTCGAAGGCGGCGCTCGATACCTTCCGTTACCTGGGCAGCGATCAGCCGGAGAAGCAGTGGCTGTTAAAAGCGCTGAACGGGGCCTTCCGCCGGATCGACTGGTCCGAGCCCGGCTCTGACGCACATATCGCCTCGCTCTATGAGGCTGGAGCCAGCCTGAATGAGGCGGTGGACGCGATGCCGCAGACTTTTGACGTGACCCTTACGGCTGTGGGCCATACCCACATCGATGTCGCGTGGCTGTGGCGGCTGAAGCACACCCGCGAGAAGACGGCCCGTTCCTTCTCCACCGTCCTGCGGCTGATGGAGGAATTCCCGGAGTACCAGTTCCTGCAGACCCAGCCTCAGCTGTATGCCTATCTGGAGCAGGATTATCCGGAGCTGTTCGGGCGAATCAAGGAGAAGGTGAAGGAGGGACGCTGGGAAGCTGAGGGGGCCATGTGGCTGGAGTCGGATTGCAACATCCCGTCCGGCGAGTCACTGGTCCGCCAGATTATGATGGGCAAGCAATACCTGCGTGAGCAATTCGGGGTGGAGAGCAAGTATCTGTGGCTGCCGGATGTGTTCGGCTATAGCTGGGCGCTGCCGCAGATCCTGCGCAAATCGGGCATCGATACCTTCATGACGACCAAGATCAGCTGGAACCAGTTCAACCGGATGCCGCATGATACCTTTTGGTGGCGCGGGATGGACGGCTCGGAGGTGCTGACGCATTTCATCACAACCTCGGCGAACAATGGGGACCAGTACACCTATAACGGCCGGATGACGGCAGCGCTGCTGCGCGGGATCTGGAATTCCTACCAGGACAAGGAGATCAACGATCATCTGCTGTTCGCTTACGGCTGGGGCGACGGGGGCGGAGGGCCGACGCGGGAGATGCTGGAGCTACGCCGCCGCTTCGACAAGCTGCCGGGTATTCCGAAGCTCAAGATGGGCAGTGCAGGCGAGTATTTCAGCGGCCTGCATGAACGCATTGAGAATACGGAAGGATTCGTCCACACCTGGAACGGCGAGCTGTATTTCGAGTGCCACCGGGGAACCTATACCTCGCAGGCCAAGAGCAAGAAGTATAACCGCCGCCTGGAGCTGCTGCTGCGCGATGCGGAGTGGCTGCATACCCTGATGGGGGTAAGTCAAGGCAATCTTGAAAACGCTTATCCTGCGGCTGAGCTGAAGGGAATCTGGGAGATCCTGCTGCGCAATCAGTTCCATGACATCATCCCCGGCTCGTCCATCGCCGAGGTCTATCAAGACAGTGACCTGGAATATGCGGAAGGAGAGGCGCGCTCACTGGCGCTGGTTCATGGGGGAGCTGATCCGGGTAGCGGCAGCAAGCCGGACCAGCAGGTGTACACCCTGCTGAACAGCACGATCTGGAACCGGCCGCGTTATGTAGAGCTTCCTGGAGAGGCCATAGGTGCAGGTCGGGTACACGACAGAGACGGCAACCGGCTGTGGCAGCAGCCGACCGCAGACGGAGGCGTGCTGGTATATGTTCCTTCGGTGCCGGCTTTTGGTACGGCAGAGCTTCAGCTCGTAAGCGGGCAAGCCGGGGCGGCAGCGGCTCCGCAGCTTGCTACGGTATCCGGCCGCAGGCTGACGACACCGCTGATCGATGCGGCCTGGAATGAGCAGGGCCAGTTCACTTCGGTCGTCGACCGGCGCAGTGGCCGTGAGCTGCTGGCCCCCGGGCAACGCGGGAATGTGCTGCAGGTGTTTGAGGATAAGCCGCTGGATTTCGAGGCGTGGGATATTGATATTTTCTACCAGGAGAAAATGACCGAGATCACGCAGCTTACAAGCTGTGAGCTGATTGAGAACGGCCCGCTGCGGGCGGCGCTGCGCATGACCTGGACGTATCACAGCTCAGTGGTGACCCAGGATATCCGCTTCTACCGCGATACACCGCGAATCGATTTCCATACGGAGCTGGAGTGGCATGAGCATAACCAGCTGCTGAAGGCGGCCTTCCCGGTGGACATTCACGCGCTGGAGGCGACCTACGATATTCAGTTTGGAAATGTGAAGCGTCCTACCCACTGGAATACAAGCTGGGATTACGCCCGGTTCGAGACGGTTGGCCATCAGTGGGCGGATATCAGCGAGAAGGGGTTCGGCATCGCGCTGCTCAATGACTGCAAATACGGCTATGACATCAAGGACAGCGTAATGCGGCTGACGCTGCTGAAGTCGGCGGTGCATCCCGACCCGCAGCAGGATCAGGGACATCATGAATTTACGTATGCCTTGTACCCGCATACCGGTGATTTTGTGGAAGGCGGGGTTGTCCAGGAGGCGTGGGAGCTGAATCATCCGCTGCGCGCGGTGGCTGGCAGGCTTGAAGCGGCGCCGCTGCTCTACATTGACGGCCAGCATGTGATGGTGGATGCCATCAAGCGCTCGGAGGATGGCAAGGATGTCGTGCTGCGCCTGCATGAATATGCCGGCTCCCGGACGCAGGTCATAATAGACAGCGCTTACGAGATTGGCTCCTGGCAGGAGTGCAATCTGATGGAGGAGCCGCTGGGCGAAAGGCAGGAAGCAGAGGAGCTGAGCTTTCAGGTGAAGCCATATGAGATTAAGACGTTCAGAATCAAGCTGCGCGGAACGCATATAGAAGAAGGGGGTTATGGACAGTGGAAGTAA